The Vibrio sp. SNU_ST1 genome has a segment encoding these proteins:
- a CDS encoding cytochrome c-type biogenesis protein yields MIRKALITLFATFAISTTVSAAPIEFHEFDTVDQEQQFKELSNTLRCPKCQNNTIGDSNAELAVDLRQKVYEMTKDGKSKQDIIDYMIARYGNFVTYNPPLTLATSILWVGPFAVVVFGFGLIILRSRKSKSKAVESDKDWDADKEARLKALLDEENDGDKK; encoded by the coding sequence ATGATTAGAAAGGCACTGATAACTCTATTCGCTACGTTTGCAATCTCAACGACTGTTTCTGCTGCGCCTATCGAATTTCATGAATTTGATACAGTTGATCAAGAGCAGCAGTTCAAAGAGCTAAGCAACACGCTGCGTTGCCCTAAATGTCAGAACAACACCATTGGTGATTCGAACGCAGAACTTGCAGTTGATTTACGCCAAAAAGTGTATGAAATGACAAAAGATGGCAAGTCGAAGCAAGACATCATTGATTACATGATTGCTCGCTACGGTAACTTTGTTACTTACAACCCACCACTCACATTAGCAACATCAATCCTTTGGGTTGGTCCGTTTGCGGTAGTCGTGTTTGGTTTCGGTTTGATCATTTTACGAAGCCGAAAGTCAAAGTCGAAAGCAGTAGAGTCAGATAAAGACTGGGATGCAGACAAAGAAGCTCGTTTAAAAGCGTTACTCGATGAAGAGAACGACGGAGATAAGAAGTAA